In the genome of Coraliomargarita algicola, one region contains:
- a CDS encoding glycosyltransferase family 4 protein → MKICIVTETYPPEVNGVAMTLHRISGELRKQGHSVSIVRPRQSSEAQNAHYNDETIVSGLPLPGYDGLRFGLPCRRKLRELWAREKPDIIYAGTEGPLGQSSIKAAADLGIPIVSGFHTNFHEYMKHYKLPILEKMVQGFLRKTHNKTRRTFAPSQDVIERLKAMGIQGTRLLGRGVDTELFNPTKRDAALRQRWGVDEHGIVALFVSRLAAEKNIPLAAQAFQQIKRRHPAAACVFVGDGPERAKLEKAHPDFIFAGMQKGEDLARHYASADLFVFPSVTETFGNVVTEAMASGLVTLAYDYAAPGRYIEDGSNGFLAPFDDSPAFLKATDRALADQANWPSIRAQARITAENLGWAGIVKQFATDLEDARKDHNF, encoded by the coding sequence ATGAAAATTTGCATCGTCACCGAAACCTATCCGCCCGAGGTCAACGGCGTCGCTATGACCTTGCACCGCATCAGTGGCGAACTGCGCAAACAGGGCCACAGCGTCAGCATCGTGCGCCCCCGCCAGAGCTCAGAGGCCCAAAATGCGCACTATAACGACGAAACCATCGTCAGCGGACTACCGCTGCCCGGCTACGATGGCTTACGCTTTGGCCTGCCCTGCCGTCGCAAGCTGCGCGAACTCTGGGCCCGGGAAAAGCCCGACATCATCTACGCGGGCACCGAAGGGCCGCTGGGGCAATCCTCCATCAAAGCCGCCGCTGACCTAGGCATCCCAATCGTCTCCGGCTTTCACACCAATTTCCACGAATACATGAAGCACTACAAACTGCCCATTCTGGAAAAGATGGTGCAAGGCTTCCTACGGAAAACACATAACAAAACCCGCCGCACCTTCGCCCCCTCACAAGACGTCATCGAACGGCTCAAAGCCATGGGCATCCAGGGCACTCGCCTGCTCGGTCGCGGCGTAGACACCGAACTCTTCAACCCAACAAAACGCGACGCCGCCCTGCGCCAACGCTGGGGCGTGGACGAGCACGGCATCGTCGCGCTCTTCGTCAGCCGCCTGGCCGCAGAGAAAAACATTCCCCTCGCCGCCCAAGCCTTTCAGCAAATCAAGCGACGCCACCCCGCAGCCGCCTGCGTGTTCGTAGGCGACGGCCCCGAGCGCGCAAAGCTGGAAAAGGCGCACCCCGACTTCATTTTTGCCGGCATGCAAAAAGGCGAAGACCTCGCCCGCCACTACGCCTCCGCCGACCTCTTTGTCTTTCCCAGCGTGACCGAGACCTTCGGCAATGTCGTGACCGAAGCAATGGCCTCCGGGCTCGTCACTCTCGCCTACGACTACGCGGCGCCCGGCCGCTACATTGAAGACGGCAGCAACGGCTTCCTCGCCCCCTTCGATGATAGCCCCGCATTTCTAAAAGCCACCGACCGCGCACTCGCAGACCAAGCCAACTGGCCAAGCATCCGGGCTCAGGCGCGTATCACCGCCGAAAACTTAGGCTGGGCCGGCATCGTCAAACAATTCGCCACAGACTTGGAAGACGCACGTAAGGATCACAACTTTTGA